A DNA window from Aestuariispira ectoiniformans contains the following coding sequences:
- the pseB gene encoding UDP-N-acetylglucosamine 4,6-dehydratase (inverting): MTKPNYIRDFSDLPVDLNGKSILVTGGTGSFGRRFVKTVLERYKVNRLVVFSRDEQKQFDMAHELPVTEYPELRYFIGDVRDAARLELAMSGIDYVIHAAAMKHVSIAEYNPFECINTNVHGAENIVRAAIRQGVKRVIALSTDKACSPINLYGTSKLASDKIFVAGNHLAGSNGPRFSVVRYGNVVGSNGSVVPFFKKLLERGTDHLPITHPDMTRFWITLEQGVDFVLSCLELMQAGEIFVPKIPSMRVVDLAKSMAPDLEHRTIGIRPGEKLHEAMITVDDARQTAELDDRYVILPEIRLDIVTEYWNSTRRVASSFQYTSDSNPEWLDTAAIKHLLENY; encoded by the coding sequence ATGACAAAACCGAACTACATCCGTGATTTCTCCGATCTGCCCGTGGATCTTAATGGCAAATCCATTCTGGTAACCGGCGGCACCGGTAGTTTTGGCCGCCGCTTCGTCAAGACGGTACTTGAACGATACAAGGTCAACCGCTTGGTGGTTTTCTCCCGCGATGAGCAAAAGCAGTTCGACATGGCGCATGAGTTGCCGGTGACCGAGTATCCGGAGCTGCGCTACTTTATCGGCGACGTGCGGGACGCAGCGCGTCTGGAGTTGGCAATGTCAGGCATTGACTATGTCATCCATGCCGCGGCGATGAAGCATGTCTCCATTGCCGAATATAACCCGTTCGAATGCATCAACACCAACGTCCACGGTGCGGAAAACATTGTCCGCGCGGCAATACGCCAGGGTGTCAAACGTGTCATCGCACTTTCGACGGATAAAGCATGCAGCCCGATCAACCTCTACGGAACGAGCAAGCTGGCATCCGACAAGATCTTCGTTGCCGGCAATCACCTTGCCGGTTCAAACGGGCCGCGGTTTTCCGTTGTACGCTACGGTAATGTTGTCGGCTCCAACGGCAGCGTCGTCCCCTTCTTCAAAAAATTACTTGAACGGGGTACGGACCACCTGCCGATAACGCATCCGGACATGACCCGTTTTTGGATTACTCTGGAACAGGGGGTGGATTTTGTCCTCTCCTGTCTTGAACTCATGCAGGCCGGTGAAATTTTCGTACCAAAGATTCCATCGATGCGTGTGGTTGATCTGGCCAAAAGCATGGCACCGGATCTGGAACACAGGACCATCGGTATCCGTCCTGGAGAAAAGCTTCACGAAGCCATGATCACTGTTGATGACGCTCGACAGACCGCTGAGTTGGATGATCGATATGTTATCCTCCCGGAGATAAGGCTCGATATTGTCACAGAGTACTGGAACAGTACACGGCGGGTGGCTTCCTCTTTCCAATATACCAGCGACAGCAATCCTGAATGGCTAGACACCGCGGCTATCAAGCATCTTTTGGAAAATTACTAA